In Bradyrhizobium manausense, the sequence CGGCTGCTCCGCGGCCTCGAGATCGGCGTCAACGACTATCTGCTCCGTCCGATCGACAAGACCGAGCTGCTGGCGCGCGCCCGCACGCAAATCCGCCGCCGCCGCTACACCGACCATCTGCGCGACAACGTGCAGAATTCGATCGAGATGGCGATCACCGACGCACTCACCGGGCTGCACAATCGCCGCTACATGGAGAGCCATCTGGCAACGCTCGCCGAGCAGGCCTCCACCCGCGGCAAGCCGCTGGCGCTGATGATCCTCGACATCGACTATTTCAAGTCGATCAACGACAATTACGGCCACGACGCCGGTGACGACGTGCTGCGCGAATTTGCGGTGCGCGTACGCAAGTCGATTCGCGGCATCGATCTGGCCTGCCGCTACGGCGGCGAGGAGTTCGTCATCGTGATGCCGGAGACGGATCTGCACGTTGCCGGCATGGTCGCCGAGCGGCTGCGCCGCTCGATCGCGGGCGAGCCGTTCGCCGTCCACAAGGGCACCAAGCGCATCGAGGTCACGATCTCCATCGGGCTCACCACGCTCGAGCAGAAGGGCGAGGCGGTGGCCGACGTCCTCAAGCGCGCCGACACGGCGCTCTACCGCGCCAAGCACGACGGACGCAATCGCGTGGTGTCGCAGGCGGCGTGAGGCGGCTGCGGTAGCAGCACGATGGCGCCATCGCTTGTTGGCTGTTGGTGAGTGACAGCGCCTCATGTTCAGTGTCGTCCCGGCGGAGGCCGGGACCCATAACCCCAGGGAGGGGTTATGGAGCGAACTGGTAACTCCTAGTCTTCGCAAAACTGTTGCTGCGGCGTATGGGTCCCGGCCTTCGCCGGGACGACAGTTATGATTGTGGCGAGCGCTTGCCCTTCACAAGCGCCGGCTTCGCATCATCCCCCACATCCACTCCCGCATTCCGCAGCAGCACCTTCGCCGCTTCCTTGGCGGCGCGCGCCATCGCGGGGTCATCACGGACGAGGTCCTGCGCGATCGAGCCGTCGACCAGCAGCACCAGCTGCGTTGCGAGCGCGTCCGCGCCCGCAACACCCAGCTCGGTCAGCCGTTCACGAAACCAGACGCGGCGGCTTTCCTTGAACGCGACCGCGATCTTTTTCACGGCGCGGTCGGAGGGGCCGAGCTCGGCGACCGCATTCACGAACGGGCAGCCGCGAAAATCCTTCGCCGCAAAACGCCGCTCCAGCGAATCGAAGGTGCCGAGAATCTGCTCGGCCGGCGGTTTGTCGGAGGGGCGGGCGTGAACGAAGCGGCGCTCCAGATAGGCCGCGATCAGCGCGTCCTTGGAGGGAAAGTGGTTGTAGAGCGTTCGCTTTGAGATGCCGATCTCGGCTGCAATGGTGTCGACGCCGATGGCGCGAATGCCCTGCAGATAGAACAGCTTGTCGGCGGTCTCGAGGATCCGTTCCTTCATGTCGGATTTTTCGGCGGACGGCATAACACAGACCTGTGTAACATGCGCCTTGACAGCGCTCGTTACCTATAGACTAATTACACAGGTCTGTGTAACCAAAATCCGAACGAATTGCAGATGCCGGCGCGTGTGCCGCGCCCACAAGGGAGAAGAAAAATGCCCCTGTTGCAGGTCCTGCGTCCGACATTGCCGATCCTGATCGGCGCCTCGATCATGCTGACGCTGAGCATGGGGCTGCGGCAGTCGCTCGGCATCTTCATGCAGCCGCTGACGCATGACATTCACCTCTCGGTGTCGGACTTCACGCTGGCGCTTGCCGTGCAGAACCTCGCCTGGGGCTTTCTCCAGCCGCTGGCGGGCGCGATGACCGTGCGCTTCGGCTTTCGTCCCATCATGGTCGCGGGCGCGCTGATGTACATCGCAGGCCTCGCCTTGATGGCGACCGCGAGCGGGCTCGTCAGCATCATGATCGGCGCGGGCGTGCTGATCGGCACCTCGCTCGCCTGCACCGCAAACGCGATCGCGATGTCGGTGGCCACGCGCGCGGTGCCGGCAACGGTCCGCTCCACCGTGCTCGGCCTTGTCTCCGGCGCTGGTTCGCTCGGCGCGCTGCTGTCGGCGCCGATCGGCCAGATGCTCAACGAGGGTTTCGGCTGGCGCATCGGTCTTGCCGGCTTCGTTGTGATGTCGGTGCTGATGATCCCGGCCGCCTTGTACGCCGGCAGCGTCGACAAGATTCCGCTGCCGAAGCCGACACCTGATGACATCGGCGATGCCAGTGCGACGTCTGTTGCCAAGGCGGCGTTCGGCAACGCCTCTTTCGTGGTGATGACCTGCGCCTATCTCGTCTGCGGCATGCAGCTCGTCTTCCTCACCACGCATCTGCCGTCGTATCTGGCGATCTGCGGCCTCGATCCGATGCTGAGCGCGCAGACGCTCGGCATGATCGGCGGCTTCAACGTGCTGGGCTCGCTGTTCTTCGGCTGGGCCGGCCAGCGCTGGAACAAGCTCGCGCTGCTGGGCGGCATCTACATCGTCCGTTCGATCGCGCTCGCCTGGTACTTCATGCTGCCGGCGACGCCGGCATCGACGCTGCTGTTCGGCGCCATCATGGGCTTCCTCTGGATGGGCGTCGGCCCGCTGGTCGCAGGTGCCGTCGCCGAGATGTTCGGCCTGCGCTGGCAGGCCATGATCCAGGGCCTCGCCTTCATGAGCCACCAGCTCGGCAGCTTCCTCGGCGCGTACGGAGGAGGGGTGATCTACGACGCGCTCGGCTCCTACAGCATGGCCTGGCGCATCGGTGTGGCACTGGGCCTTGCCGGCGGCATCATCCAGGTTGCGTTCGCGTTGATCCGGCCGTCGCAGCCGCCGGCGCCGGTGTTGCGGACGGCGTAGGCGGGCATGCCGAGGCAACGATGAGGCGTAGCCCTCGTCCTGACGCGGAGTGCTGCGTTTCCGACGCTTTCTCCGTACGGGAAAATCTGGCACAATCTGCATAGTTGCGCTGTCGTATGCGGACTAAGGTCCAGCGATGGGCAACGAGCTACTGGCACGCGGTTGCCGTTGCGGCGGGCGTTTTCACCGTGGCCGCCGGCTCCCTTCTTTTGTTTGTTTATTGACACGGTACGCGCCCAGGTTGGCGGCCTGCTTTCAAGGGAGCCGCTTTCGCAATGTCGTGCCGTTCCAGTTGATCTGGGTCAACATCATCCCTTTCGTGCCGCGCACACTAGGTTCGACCGCAGCGTCGCAGCTTGTTTCAGTTCGCGAGTTTGAGGAGGATTGCATGCGTCGAGCGAAGCGTCTTTCGATCAGGTCGACGACCGTCACCGGAATTATAGCCAGCGCTCTGTTCGGGCTCGCGGGGGTCACTCTTGGTCCGGCCCCCGCTCACGCGGTGATCTACTGCACCTATGTTGGCTATCCCGCAGGCTGTGTCGCGCGGGCCGGTGTCGTGCTCAGACCTCGACCCGTGGCACGAGCCGCCGTTCGTCACAACGCCGGTGGCAACTTGAACGGCGGCGTCAATCGCGTCGGGGCGCGACGCTGATGCCATCCTGCTGCTCACGCGCGGAGCATTTTCACGCAAGGCAGTTGTGCGACCCGTTGAATTTTGAGCAATCGATGAGGCACACTTGGTACGTAACTTTCGAGGTGCCGCGTCGCGGGATTTTGCCGAAGGCAAGGCATCCTCGACTGACCAGAACCTTTGAAACAGAGGCGGACGCCAAGCTCTTCGCAAAAGAGAAACTTGAGCAAGGATTGGTCGTGACAGCCGGCACTCTCAATCCGCACGTACCCAGGCAAGTTATTCCGTCCAGCGCCATGGCGATCTGGCTTGGGAACGAGCGGGATGAAAGCGCGGAACGGGTTGACGATCTGGATCACTAGGCTGAAAGACGTGGACCTTCCTCCATAGCGCTCTCCACATCGCTAGCCAGTTGGGTCAGGTGATCCGCTAGTTTGGCAAAGAACTCGCGCTTCGTCGCGTCGGTAGATAAATCACGGATCAATGCGCATTCGATGGCCTCGATCCGCAACGCTTCAAGTTGTTCGCTCAACGCTCGCATCGTTGTGCCCCATGCTTGCAGAACAGCATCACGCGCCAGTCATTTCACAATCGGTCGCGCGGCCAACTCAAACAATTGTCCTTTGGGGAATTTGCCTCTTTGGCAATGATTCATTCATGCGCATCCTGGACTGTGCGGGTCGCATGCGCTCCGATTTTCAACACCACATACAACCGAGCCACTCACGGGTTTATTTTCAGAAGCGTTGATCTGAATCAGCGCAGCCACATCGTCACGGACTAGGCGTCTGCCGTTAGTTCTCTTTTACGAAAGGAGAAAGTCCATGACGTACGTAAGTAAGACTGCCCTAGCTTCTTGCGCATTTGTGTGTGCGACACTGTTCTCCATCGGGAGCTTAGAGCAAGGCACTCTATCGCTTTCAGTTGAGAGCGCTCAGGCTCGGGTCGGCAATCCGCTGACCCCAGTGAGTGTTGCGGGTGTTGCCCGTCGTCATCATCGGCGCGCAGCGTACGGATACGGGTATGGTGCAGGCGTCGCAGGTGCCGCCGCAGTCGGCACGGTTGCCGCCGTCGGCACGGCTGCTGCCGTCGCCGCTTCCCCCAATTGGGGATGGGGCAGCAACACCTGGACCAACTCTTACGCGGCCCAGACTGATCCTCACTTTGGGCAGCCGCTCTACGCTCACCGGGCCTACTACGGACATAGCCCTTACTATGGCTACACCGGTTGGGATGACTATTCGACTCGCAACAGCCTCAAGTGCCACCCAGGAGGCACGATCAAGCTCGACGACGGCCATATGTACTCCTGCCAATAGAACTCCCAATAGGCAAAGTACGAGTAGTCGATCCCGTCGATGGCGCGCGGCCCTCGGGTAATGCCGGGGCCGCGTGGTTTTTTTGGGCGAACAGTTCCGCAAGCCGAGTGGAGGTCTCGCTCGTCAAACTGTGATATAGATCACATAAATTGCGCGACTTCTTGCGCATTGTGATCGCCAGACTCAATGTTAGGGTCGGTTTTTATTGGCGATTTGGGACTCTGGGGATGCGTTTCCTGCTCGGCCTATTCGTGTCGGTCTGGCTTATTTTGCCGACAGGGCCTGCGCTGGCGGATAAGCGCGTGGCCCTCGTCATCGGCAATTCGACTTACCGCAACGTCGCCAAGCTCGGTAATCCCGTCAACGACGCGGCCGCCGTTGCGGCCATGTTCAAAGCCGCCGGATTCAGTTCGGTCGAGTCCAAGCTCAACCTGACCATCAGCGAAATGCGCAAATCCTTGCGCGACTTCGGCAATGCCAGCCGCGATGCGGATGTCGCGGTCGTCTATTATGCGGGGCACGGGATCGAGCTGGACGGCACCAATTATCTGATCCCGATCGACGCCACGCTCGAGACCGATACCGACGTTCTGGATGAGACGCTGTCGCTGGATCGCGTGCTGGTCGCGGTTGAATCGGCCAAGCAGTTGCGGCTGATCATCCTCGACGCCTGCCGCGACAATCCCTTTGCGAAGAACATGAAGCGGACGATGGCCTCGCGCGCGGTCGGTCGCGGTCTCGCCAAGGTCGAGCCCACGAGCCCGAATACGGTGATCGCGTTTGCTGCTAAGGCCGGATCGACCGCATCCGACGGCACCGGAAAGAACAGCCCGTTTGCAACGGCGCTGGTGGAGCATCTCGCCAAACCGGGCCTCGATCTGCAAAGGGCATTTCGCTATGTCCGCGATGACGTTCTGAAGGCGACCAACAACACGCAGGAGCCGTACACCTATACGTCGCTTGGCGGTGACGACGTTCCCCTTGTCGCCGCCGGCCCGGTCAAGCCTGTGGTTGCGTCACCTGCCGCCGCAGCTCCGGCTGACCAGAGCGCGACGATGCGGCGCGACTACGAGTTCGCCTTGCAGGTCGGCACAAAGCCGGCGTGGGACGCTTTCATCGAACAATATCCGACCGGATTCTTTACCTCGCTTGCGAAGGCCCAGCGCGACAAGCTGGCGGCCGAAGCGGCACAGGTCGAAGCCACCAACAAGGCCAAGGCCGCTCGCGACGAGCAGGCGCGGCTGGCTGCGGAGGGCGCCAAAGCTTCGGAGCAGGCCAAGGCCGCCGAACAGGCGAAAGCCGCCGAACGCGCACGCGTCACGGCGGAAGCGGCCAAGAAGGCCGAGGAGGCCAAGCTCGCCGAAGCCGAACGTGTCAAGGCGGCCGAAGCCGCCAAGGCGGAAGCCAAGGAGGCTGAACGCATCAAGGCGGCGGAAGCGGCCAATGTCACGCGAGAGGCAAAGCTGGTCGCGGATCAAAAGACCAGGGACGACAAGCAGGTGATCGAGCAAAAGTCGAAGGAGGACAAGCTGGCCGCGTTGACGCCTTCTGCCGACAAACCGGATGTTCCGGCTGCGGCGGATCTTCCGCGCGCGCTCCAGGCCGAACTTCGACGGGTCGGCTGCAACACCGGTGCGGTCGACGGCATCTGGAATGCAGCCGCGCAGCGATCGCTCGATCTCTTCAACAAGCACGCCGGTATGAAATTGGATGTCAGGACGGCCAGCGCCGACGCGCTCGATGCCGTCAAGGGCAAGACCACACGCGTCTGTCCGCTGGCTTGCGATCACGGGTTCAGGGCCGATGGCGACCGCTGCACGAAGATTACGTGCCGCGCCGGATACGAAGTCGGCGACGACAATACGTGCGAAAAAATCGAGGTGAAGAAGCCGGTGGCCAAGCGCGACGATCAGAAGCGCGAGTCATCTGAACGGGCCAAAACGGAAGCTTCACCGGCTAAGCCGCAGGCTTCGGGCCAGATGTATTGCGGAGCGGCCGGATGCCGCCCCGTGGCGAAAGGGTGCCGGCTGGATACCGCAGCCCGCAACGGCAACATCGTGACGTCGCCGCGCGAGATCTGCGATTGAGCGGCTGCGAATGCATTGGAAGCGTGATGGTGGCTGGCGACGTCATGCCGATGTTGGCGACGTAGCCTGACGATTGCTGCGTGCCGCCGCGATCGCACCTATCGCGGACGCGGGCCGCGATCCGGATGAGGCGGCTGCTGCTGCACATAAGGGTTCTGCAGGCACATGGCGGAAAGGCCCGCAGCGCTGGCTTTGCACTCTTCCCAGGTACTGTACTGGCACCGGATTGAGCTGGCACCGCCCCATTCCCACTTTTGCAGGCACACGGGAGCATTGCCGCCGAACCGCTGGGCTGCGGCCGGAGCGGGCGCCGACATGATGATCCCGACGATGAAGAGAAGGGGAAGCGCGCGCATCATGATCAACGCCCCCGCTGCGGAGCCAGTTGTTTGAACCTCACGCGCGGGTTCACATCGCAATAGGTGTTCCAACGTCCCGATGCTGACGCCAGGCACTGTTCTCGCGTCGAATACATGCATTCGCCGGGCGCGCCGAGCCCTCCGCCAAAGACGCACCACGGATAGTCACGTTCAGCATGTGCTGCGGGAGAAAACCCGATGACCATGAAGACAATCAGTATGGCGATGCGCATGCGATTCTCCATCACGTCAGCCGAACGGCGCCGGAAGCGCTGAGCGTTTGCAACATAGCCGGTCGCTGATCACGGCTCAAGAATAGTTCCCTTCACGGCAAGCACAAAACCCCGTGTTGCGCGCCATCGTTCGCGTCGAACTGCGACAGCTTGTCATCGGTCTTTAGGAACGTCCGCGTGCAGCCTTCGGTTGACGAGCACACCATCAAACGGAGTTGAACTATGCGGAAGACAATTTTCTCGGTGGCCATGTGCGCGTTGCTGGCCGGTGCGTCGATCGGTTTTGCTCACGCGCAGACGGGCGGCGCCGGTGCCGGCGGAGCGGGCGCAGGTGCCGGTGCTGGCGCTGGCGGCGCTGGTGTGGGAGGAGCCGGCGCGGCGGGCAGCGGAGCCAGCAGCGGCACGACCGGCATGGGCGGTGGTAGCAACGCAAGTTCCGGCACCAACAGCGGCCAAGGCGGCCCCCAGACAAGTCATCCGGGCCGGAGGAGCCAGGATCCCACGGGTCGCTGATGTCTCGCTTGAGACTGAGAAGAACGAGGAGGTCTGGATTGCTTCGTCGCTAGAGCTCCTCGCAATGACGGCGTGAAGCGAGAGGGGGCTCAAACGAAAACGGGGCCCGCAAGGGCCCCGCAAAACTCTTCAACGCTTTTCGCCGATCTTACTTGATCTTGGCTTCCTTGAACTCGACGTGCTTGCGCGCGACCGGGTCGTACTTCTTCTTGACCAGCTTGTCGGTCATGGTGCGCGAATTCTTCTTGGCGACGTAGTAGAAGCCGGTGTCGGCCGAGGACACGAGCTTGACCTTGATGGTGACCGCTTTGGCCATGTTCTGAACCTCAGAAATGAAGGGAATCTGGAGCCGGCCAAGCGGCCCGCGTTGGCCGGCAACCTAGCCAGAAACCGCCTGATGTCAAGGTTTTAGGGCTAGAAAACCACTCAAATCGGCCCGATCAGGCCTCGAAGAACCGGTTTTTCGGCCGGGGAAGGCCCAGATTCTCCCTCAAGGTGGCCCCTTCATACTCTTTCCGGAAAATCCCGCGCCGCTGCAGCTCGGGGACGACCTTGTCGACGAAATCGTCGAGGCCGGCCGGCAGGAACGGGAACATGATGTTGAAGCCGTCGGAGCCGCGCCCGACCAGCCATTCCTCCATCTGGTCGGCGATGGTCTTGGCCGTGCCGATGAAGGACAGCCCGCCGTAACCGCCGACGCGCTGGGCGAGCTGGCGCACGGTGAGCTTGTCGCGCCTGGCGAGATCGACCATGCGCTGCCGCCCGCTCTTGCTGGCGTTGGTCTCCGGGATCTCGGGCAGCTGTCCGTCCGGATCGAAGCCCGAAGCATCGGTGCCGAGGACCACCGAGAGCGAGGCGATGGCGCTCTCGTAATGCACGCGACTGTCGAGCAAGGCGCGCTTTTCCTTGGCCTCATCGACGCTGTCGCCGACCACGACGAAGGCGCCGGGAAGAATCTTGAGGTGCTCGGGATCGCGACCGATCTTCTCCATGCGGCCCTTGATGTCGGCATAGAGTTTTTGTCCGTCGGCGAGGCTGCCACCGCCGGTGAAAACGGCTTCCGCGGTCTCTGCCGCGAGCTGCCTGCCGTCTTCGGAGGCCCCGGCCTGCACGATCAGCGGCCAGCCCTGCACCGGGCGGGCGATGTTGAGGGGACCGCGCACCTTCAAATATTTGCCGACGTGGTCGAGCACATGCATCTTCGAGGGATCGACGAACACGCCGCTTTCGACATCGCGCACGAAGGCGTCGTCGGCGAAGGAATCCCAGAGGCCGGTGACGACGTCGTAGAACTCGCGGGCGCGCTTGTATCGCTCGGCATGCTCCATGTGGTCGTCGAGGCCGAAATTCAGCGCCGCGTCCGGGTTCGAGGTGGTGACGATGTTCCACCCCGCACGCCCGCCGCTGAGATGGTCGAGCGAGGCGAAGCGGCGCGCGACGTGATAGGGCTCGTCGAACGTGGTCGATCCGGTCGCGATCAGGCCGATGCGCTCGGTGACGGCCGACAGCGCCGACAGCAGCGTAAACGGTTCGAACGAGGTCACGGTGTGACTGCGCTTGAGCGCATTGACGGGCATATTCAGCACGGCGAGGTGATCGGCCATGAAGAAGGCGTCGAACTTGCCGGCCTCGAGCTTCTGGATCAGCTGCTTGATGTGGCCAAAGTTGAAGTTGGCGTCGGGCCAGGCCCCGGGATAGCGCCAGGCGCCGGTGTGGATGCTGATCGGGCGCATGAACGCGCCAAGCTTGAGTTGCCGTTGTGCCATCGCGCCCAAAATCCCGTTCTGGTGTCGTTGCAGAAAGACATAGGGACGCCGGGGAACTCCGCCATTGGGGGAGGCGGGAAGAATTTTTTGTTTTTCGCCGTCTGGTCAGCACAATCCCGTCGATGATGGAGGAGGGGCGCCAATCGAACCAACCTGCCGTTCATGGCGACCAAGCCATGACCTTCGCTTCCGAGGAGATCTTCAGTGGCACGCGCAATGACGGTGGATGGCAACCTCATCCGCTTCGACTGG encodes:
- the rpmG gene encoding 50S ribosomal protein L33 — encoded protein: MAKAVTIKVKLVSSADTGFYYVAKKNSRTMTDKLVKKKYDPVARKHVEFKEAKIK
- a CDS encoding TetR/AcrR family transcriptional regulator: MKERILETADKLFYLQGIRAIGVDTIAAEIGISKRTLYNHFPSKDALIAAYLERRFVHARPSDKPPAEQILGTFDSLERRFAAKDFRGCPFVNAVAELGPSDRAVKKIAVAFKESRRVWFRERLTELGVAGADALATQLVLLVDGSIAQDLVRDDPAMARAAKEAAKVLLRNAGVDVGDDAKPALVKGKRSPQS
- a CDS encoding LLM class flavin-dependent oxidoreductase, with amino-acid sequence MAQRQLKLGAFMRPISIHTGAWRYPGAWPDANFNFGHIKQLIQKLEAGKFDAFFMADHLAVLNMPVNALKRSHTVTSFEPFTLLSALSAVTERIGLIATGSTTFDEPYHVARRFASLDHLSGGRAGWNIVTTSNPDAALNFGLDDHMEHAERYKRAREFYDVVTGLWDSFADDAFVRDVESGVFVDPSKMHVLDHVGKYLKVRGPLNIARPVQGWPLIVQAGASEDGRQLAAETAEAVFTGGGSLADGQKLYADIKGRMEKIGRDPEHLKILPGAFVVVGDSVDEAKEKRALLDSRVHYESAIASLSVVLGTDASGFDPDGQLPEIPETNASKSGRQRMVDLARRDKLTVRQLAQRVGGYGGLSFIGTAKTIADQMEEWLVGRGSDGFNIMFPFLPAGLDDFVDKVVPELQRRGIFRKEYEGATLRENLGLPRPKNRFFEA
- a CDS encoding MFS transporter translates to MPLLQVLRPTLPILIGASIMLTLSMGLRQSLGIFMQPLTHDIHLSVSDFTLALAVQNLAWGFLQPLAGAMTVRFGFRPIMVAGALMYIAGLALMATASGLVSIMIGAGVLIGTSLACTANAIAMSVATRAVPATVRSTVLGLVSGAGSLGALLSAPIGQMLNEGFGWRIGLAGFVVMSVLMIPAALYAGSVDKIPLPKPTPDDIGDASATSVAKAAFGNASFVVMTCAYLVCGMQLVFLTTHLPSYLAICGLDPMLSAQTLGMIGGFNVLGSLFFGWAGQRWNKLALLGGIYIVRSIALAWYFMLPATPASTLLFGAIMGFLWMGVGPLVAGAVAEMFGLRWQAMIQGLAFMSHQLGSFLGAYGGGVIYDALGSYSMAWRIGVALGLAGGIIQVAFALIRPSQPPAPVLRTA
- a CDS encoding caspase family protein encodes the protein MRFLLGLFVSVWLILPTGPALADKRVALVIGNSTYRNVAKLGNPVNDAAAVAAMFKAAGFSSVESKLNLTISEMRKSLRDFGNASRDADVAVVYYAGHGIELDGTNYLIPIDATLETDTDVLDETLSLDRVLVAVESAKQLRLIILDACRDNPFAKNMKRTMASRAVGRGLAKVEPTSPNTVIAFAAKAGSTASDGTGKNSPFATALVEHLAKPGLDLQRAFRYVRDDVLKATNNTQEPYTYTSLGGDDVPLVAAGPVKPVVASPAAAAPADQSATMRRDYEFALQVGTKPAWDAFIEQYPTGFFTSLAKAQRDKLAAEAAQVEATNKAKAARDEQARLAAEGAKASEQAKAAEQAKAAERARVTAEAAKKAEEAKLAEAERVKAAEAAKAEAKEAERIKAAEAANVTREAKLVADQKTRDDKQVIEQKSKEDKLAALTPSADKPDVPAAADLPRALQAELRRVGCNTGAVDGIWNAAAQRSLDLFNKHAGMKLDVRTASADALDAVKGKTTRVCPLACDHGFRADGDRCTKITCRAGYEVGDDNTCEKIEVKKPVAKRDDQKRESSERAKTEASPAKPQASGQMYCGAAGCRPVAKGCRLDTAARNGNIVTSPREICD
- a CDS encoding DUF3551 domain-containing protein, producing MRIAILIVFMVIGFSPAAHAERDYPWCVFGGGLGAPGECMYSTREQCLASASGRWNTYCDVNPRVRFKQLAPQRGR
- a CDS encoding DUF3551 domain-containing protein, translating into MMRALPLLFIVGIIMSAPAPAAAQRFGGNAPVCLQKWEWGGASSIRCQYSTWEECKASAAGLSAMCLQNPYVQQQPPHPDRGPRPR